Proteins from one Acidobacteriota bacterium genomic window:
- a CDS encoding phosphoglycerate dehydrogenase yields the protein MPSPLAPIERRSRAGIILYDSVARSVPASPELMKIVIPDPLPAAAVSLLEAEGWTVDTRTGRSAEELRADLSDADALIIRSATTVTAELIAAAPRLRVVARAGAGVDNVDIEAASDRGILVLNAPGANSISVAEHVFALMLSSARSVALADAQMKAGRWCKKSLRGAELRGKTLGVVGLGRIGREVVRRALAFDMVVVAHDPFIASQMADDLGIELIALEALAGRADFITLHLPSTDSTRGLLSRALLARCRPGTRIINTARGDLLDEAALVEALSEGRIAGAGLDVFRQEPPTDTTLTGMPQVVATPHIAGATAEAQQLVGLAAATGIREYLQTGFARNAVNYPSIAPDELRGLRPYLVLAERLGSLLAQLAHGRIAGVGLRYYGQLADQPHEMLVSATLVGLLGQVLSQEVTLVNARAAAEQRGLEIVESRSSRPRNFTSLVSLKLHTSDGELWAEGALFEPEQPRLVRLDGVEVEAPLEGTLIVIRNRDQPGVIGEVGSILGRHGINIATFALGRGVGGAIGVVRVGPGAREGTPAEPEVPGEVLDEIRGIAAVDAAGLIRL from the coding sequence ATGCCCTCGCCCTTGGCGCCCATCGAGCGCCGCTCTCGGGCGGGCATTATACTGTACGACTCCGTCGCACGTTCGGTCCCAGCCTCTCCAGAACTCATGAAGATCGTGATTCCCGACCCGCTGCCCGCGGCTGCCGTCTCCCTGCTCGAAGCCGAGGGATGGACCGTCGACACCCGCACCGGCCGTTCCGCCGAGGAATTGCGCGCCGACCTGTCGGACGCCGACGCCCTCATCATACGCAGCGCCACGACGGTCACGGCCGAGCTGATCGCTGCCGCGCCGCGCCTCCGGGTCGTCGCGCGCGCCGGCGCCGGCGTCGACAACGTGGACATCGAGGCGGCCAGCGACCGCGGCATCCTCGTGCTGAACGCGCCCGGCGCGAACAGCATCAGCGTCGCCGAGCACGTGTTCGCACTCATGCTCTCGTCGGCGCGGTCGGTCGCGCTGGCCGACGCACAGATGAAGGCGGGCCGCTGGTGCAAGAAGAGCCTGCGGGGCGCCGAGCTGCGGGGCAAGACGCTCGGCGTCGTGGGACTCGGCCGCATCGGGCGCGAGGTCGTCCGGCGTGCGCTAGCGTTCGACATGGTGGTCGTCGCCCACGATCCGTTCATCGCCTCCCAGATGGCCGACGACCTCGGCATCGAGTTGATCGCCCTCGAGGCCCTGGCGGGGCGAGCGGACTTCATCACCCTCCATCTGCCGTCGACCGACTCCACGCGGGGACTGCTGAGTCGCGCGCTGCTGGCGCGCTGCCGCCCCGGAACCCGCATCATCAACACCGCGCGGGGCGACCTGCTGGACGAGGCGGCCCTGGTCGAGGCGCTCTCGGAGGGGCGCATCGCCGGCGCCGGACTCGACGTCTTCCGGCAGGAGCCGCCCACCGATACGACCCTGACCGGGATGCCGCAGGTCGTCGCGACGCCGCACATCGCCGGGGCTACGGCCGAGGCCCAGCAGCTCGTGGGTCTCGCGGCGGCCACCGGCATCCGCGAATACCTCCAGACGGGTTTCGCCCGCAACGCCGTGAACTATCCCTCCATCGCCCCCGACGAGCTCCGGGGCCTGCGCCCGTACCTGGTTCTCGCCGAGCGTCTGGGCAGCCTCCTCGCCCAGCTCGCGCACGGCCGCATAGCCGGCGTCGGTCTTCGCTACTACGGACAGCTCGCCGATCAGCCGCACGAGATGCTCGTGAGCGCAACCCTGGTCGGACTCCTCGGGCAGGTGTTGTCACAGGAAGTCACGCTCGTGAACGCCCGCGCGGCAGCCGAGCAGCGGGGTCTCGAAATCGTCGAGTCGCGCAGCTCGCGCCCGAGGAACTTCACCAGCCTCGTGTCGCTGAAGCTGCACACGAGCGACGGCGAGCTGTGGGCGGAGGGGGCGCTGTTCGAGCCGGAGCAACCACGCCTGGTACGACTCGACGGCGTCGAGGTGGAGGCGCCGCTCGAGGGCACCTTGATCGTCATCCGCAACCGCGACCAGCCGGGGGTAATCGGCGAGGTCGGCTCGATCCTCGGCCGCCACGGAATCAACATCGCGACGTTCGCACTCGGACGCGGGGTGGGAGGCGCGATCGGCGTGGTGCGGGTCGGGCCGGGCGCCCGGGAGGGAACGCCGGCCGAACCCGAGGTGCCCGGCGAGGTCCTCGATGAGATCCGGGGAATCGCGGCCGTGGACGCAGCCGGCCTGATCCGGCTCTGA
- the icd gene encoding isocitrate dehydrogenase (NADP(+)), with product MPEFKNLVAPSEGTAITRQPDGSLAVPDDPIIPFIEGDGIGRDIWRASVRVFDAAVKKTFGERKRVVWFEVLAGEKAQERVGEWLPTDTLEAARAYRVAIKGPLTTPVGGGIRSLNVSLRQLLDLYACVRPVRYFAGTPSPVRRPDQMDVVIFRENTEDVYAGIEWEQGSPQVEQLLDYLSTTFGKRIRRDSGIGIKPISITGSKRLVRMAIRHAIDNDRKSVTLVHKGNIMKFTEGAFRDWGYELAKEEFGDRTIGEWDGDPDGRIVMKDRIADSMLQQILTRTADYDVIATTNLNGDYLSDACAAQVGGLGLAPGANIGDDVGFFEATHGTAPKYADKDVINPSSVILSGAMMFRYMGWRDVAASIEDGIERTIQQKTVTYDLERLMEGATKLKTSEFADAVIANM from the coding sequence ATGCCGGAATTCAAGAACCTCGTCGCACCCAGCGAAGGCACCGCGATCACCCGCCAGCCGGACGGCTCGTTGGCGGTGCCCGACGATCCCATCATTCCCTTCATCGAGGGCGACGGCATCGGCCGCGACATCTGGCGCGCGTCGGTGCGGGTCTTCGACGCCGCGGTGAAGAAGACTTTCGGGGAACGCAAGCGGGTCGTCTGGTTCGAGGTCCTGGCCGGCGAGAAGGCCCAGGAACGGGTCGGGGAGTGGCTCCCGACCGACACGCTCGAAGCGGCCAGGGCGTACAGGGTCGCGATCAAGGGCCCGCTGACCACTCCCGTCGGCGGCGGCATTCGCAGCCTGAACGTATCGCTGCGGCAGTTGCTCGATCTCTACGCCTGCGTGCGCCCCGTGCGGTACTTCGCCGGCACCCCGTCGCCGGTGCGCCGTCCCGACCAGATGGACGTCGTCATCTTCCGTGAGAACACGGAGGACGTCTACGCCGGCATCGAGTGGGAGCAGGGGTCGCCGCAGGTGGAGCAGCTCCTCGACTACCTGTCGACGACTTTCGGCAAGCGGATCCGCCGCGACTCGGGGATCGGGATCAAGCCGATCTCCATCACCGGCAGCAAGCGCCTGGTGCGCATGGCGATCCGGCATGCGATCGACAACGACCGCAAGAGCGTGACGCTCGTCCACAAGGGGAACATCATGAAGTTCACCGAGGGAGCGTTCCGCGACTGGGGCTACGAGCTGGCGAAGGAAGAGTTCGGCGACCGCACCATCGGCGAGTGGGACGGCGATCCGGACGGTCGGATCGTGATGAAGGACCGCATCGCCGACAGCATGCTGCAGCAGATCCTGACGCGGACGGCCGACTACGACGTCATCGCGACGACCAATCTCAACGGCGACTACCTGTCGGACGCCTGCGCGGCGCAGGTAGGCGGTCTCGGGCTCGCCCCGGGGGCCAACATCGGCGACGACGTCGGGTTCTTCGAGGCGACCCACGGCACCGCGCCGAAGTACGCCGACAAGGACGTGATCAACCCGAGCTCGGTCATCCTGTCGGGCGCGATGATGTTCCGCTACATGGGGTGGCGCGACGTCGCCGCGAGCATCGAGGACGGCATCGAGCGCACCATCCAGCAGAAGACGGTGACGTACGACCTCGAGCGCCTCATGGAGGGCGCGACGAAGCTGAAGACGTCGGAGTTCGCGGACGCGGTCATCGCGAACATGTAG